The DNA sequence TCGACAGCCAAGAGGAGCTGAGCATGCCGCCCATTCTTCGCCTGCCAGACCCTCCCGAGGTGTGCGAGCTGTGCAAGCGCGAGGTGCCGCTGACCCGCCATCACCTGATTCCCAAAGCGTTACACGGCAAAACCTACATACGTAAACGTTTCGCTCGCGAAGAGCGCATCATCGCCACGCTGTGGGTATGTCGGCCTTGTCATAATCAGATCCACCGTCTGTTCAGCGAGAAGGAACTGGCGCTCACCTACAACAGCCGAGAGGCGTTACTTGCCGATCCGCAATTGCGCACCTTCGTCGATTGGCTGGCCACCAAACCGGCCGGATTCGTTCCACGGCACTGACCTCTCTCACCTCTGACCGGTGCGCAGCGGCGCTACCAGTGCAGATTGAAGTGCGAGCCCAGCACGAAGCGATCATCCAGCAGGTCCCAGCGTTCAACGCAGGCTTTCTTGTCGGCACCGGGGTGAAGCTTCAGGCGGTTGAACGAGTTCGGCGAAGTGCCGCGTACCCGTGACGAAAGCGTGGTGCCGGCCTGGACCATCCAGATCTCCCGCGATAGTCCGGGATACTGCTTGGACAGCGGCAACACATAGGGCAGGTGGATATGCCCGCCCATCACCAAGTCCAGCCCGTGATCGGCCCAGCGGTGCAGTGCGTCGTCGGCGTTGTGCTGCAGATTGCTCAGGTCGCTCAATTTCATCGCCCCGAAAGGCTGGTGCGCGACCACGATGCGCAGCTTGTTCTGATCGGCCTGCTTCAATCGCCGCGTCACGGCCTGCACCTGCTCCTCGGTCACCAGACCGTCCTTGTGCCGCCGTGGGTGCGTGGTGTTGAGGCCGATGATCAGCGCTTCGTCGTTCTCGAAGGTGGGCTCGAGATCGTCTCCAAAATGCCGGCGATAGTTGCGGTACGGCATCAGAAAGCGCGCGAAAACGTTATACAGCGGAATGTCGTGATTGCCCGGGATCACCAGTTTTTCGGCAATGCCATGGCCGTGCAGGCGCTGGACGAATGCCTGCGCTGCGGCGAACTGTCCGGCTCTGGCGCGCTGGGTGATGTCGCCCGAGAAGATCAGCAGATCGGCGCGATGCTCGCGCACGTGGTCTTCCATGGCTTGCACCACCGCCGGTTGCTCGGTGCCGAAATGAGTGTCGGAGATCTGCACGATGGTCGTCATGTGGCTGGCGTCTTCTCGTTGGGGATGCCGAATTGATGGGCACGTTATCGCATTCGAAGCCGTTAACGGCCTGGCGTTCCGGTAAAAAATCCGGATCGCACCCGGAAGCGCCTGCGGCATTGCTTTCAGTTGCGCTGCGCAGGGCCTTGGACTAACCT is a window from the Pseudomonas sp. MTM4 genome containing:
- a CDS encoding metallophosphoesterase; this translates as MTTIVQISDTHFGTEQPAVVQAMEDHVREHRADLLIFSGDITQRARAGQFAAAQAFVQRLHGHGIAEKLVIPGNHDIPLYNVFARFLMPYRNYRRHFGDDLEPTFENDEALIIGLNTTHPRRHKDGLVTEEQVQAVTRRLKQADQNKLRIVVAHQPFGAMKLSDLSNLQHNADDALHRWADHGLDLVMGGHIHLPYVLPLSKQYPGLSREIWMVQAGTTLSSRVRGTSPNSFNRLKLHPGADKKACVERWDLLDDRFVLGSHFNLHW